The Oncorhynchus masou masou isolate Uvic2021 chromosome 6, UVic_Omas_1.1, whole genome shotgun sequence genome has a window encoding:
- the c6h1orf74 gene encoding UPF0739 protein C1orf74 homolog, which yields MASSDVFVAAARKCLRVGKKRFSATVSLNLATQVLAVDLGLKPALLYDSNTASAEQVQQYLNSLQAAQLVSKSLQTVVISENSLIVNPSLTIANLEALLLRRTVTVVDVCHSLEQPAITELQWGAIRDMIHALLAHIRQFGQHSAMRNVPHRIEKRHCEAWNLCTLFGILLGYPSTYWFDQSRSFENCLAMSPLVVTKAVASWQGGGSGVEGHRCCLYSFSTPEMLQAEILSVMASWTTQLQERFQQQTIFSDLSVTRSTVTLPSVAL from the coding sequence ATGGCTTCTTCAGACGTCTTTGTTGCCGCTGCTCGCAAATGTCTACGAGTTGGAAAGAAACGCTTCTCTGCCACTGTGAGTCTGAACCTGGCTACTCAGGTCCTGGCTGTGGACTTGGGCCTGAAGCCCGCTCTGCTATATGACAGTAATACAGCATCTGCAGAGCAGGTCCAACAGTATTTAAACTCTCTGCAGGCTGCACAACTTGTGTCTAAATCTCTCCAGACAGTGGTTATCAGTGAGAATTCCTTGATTGTGAACCCATCCCTAACTATAGCAAACTTGGAGGCACTTCTCTTGAGGAGGACTGTGACTGTGGTGGATGTATGTCACTCATTGGAACAACCTGCCATCACTGAGCTACAGTGGGGAGCTATCAGGGACATGATTCATGCTTTACTTGCTCATATTAGACAGTTTGGGCAACATTCTGCGATGAGAAATGTTCCTCACCGAATTGAAAAGAGACATTGTGAGGCATGGAATCTGTGTACTCTATTTGGGATTCTATTGGGCTACCCCTCCACATACTGGTTTGACCAGAGCAGGAGCTTTGAGAACTGCCTAGCTATGTCTCCGCTGGTGGTGACCAAGGCTGTGGCATCCTGGCAGGGTGGTGGTTCTGGAGTTGAGGGTCACAGGTGTTGCCTGTATTCCTTCAGCACCCCAGAGATGTTGCAGGCAGAGATTCTGTCAGTGATGGCTAGCTGGACTACACAGCTTCAGGAACGATTTCAGCAACAGACAATCTTCTCTGACCTCAGTGTAACAAGATCAACTGTCACCTTACCTTCTGTGGCTCTATGA